GGGTGGCGCGCCCGCTCATCAACCACTACTTCGGCGGCAAGCGCGAGCTCTACCTGGAAGTGGTGCGGCAGCTGATGATCGTGCCGGCGCCGGTCACCGAAGCGCTGCCGGACACCACGATGGAGGAGCGGCTGGCGATCGGTGTCGAGCGCTGGGTCGACGTCGTGGACCGCAACCGGGACGCCTGGCTGACCGTGATCGGCCCCGAGTCCGCGGGCCGCGACCCCGAGATCGAGCGGATCATGCTGGAGGCCGACGAGGTAGCCGCCGACCGCGTCCTGGAAGCCGCGCTGATGACCGACGTCACCGAGGGCCGGGAGGAGCTGCGCGCGATGATCCGGTCGTTCGGCGGGCTGCTGCGGGCCGCGTCGCGCGAATGGCTGATCCGCGGCACGCTCGACCGCACCGCGCTGCGCACCTTTCTCACCGATTCGATCCTCAACCTGCTGAAGGTCACCTACCCGGCGGTGCTTGCCGAGCGGCCCGGAAGCGGCGGGCGAACGCCGCCGGCGTCATCCCGGTCCAGCGCTTGAACGCGTAGATGAAGCTCGACGCCTCGGCGTACCCCAGCCGGTACGCGACGTCTTCGACCGACAGGACGCCGGTGTCGAGCAGCTCCTCGGCCAACGTCTGGCGGACCTCGTCGACCAGCGCGCGGTAGCTGGTGCCGGACTCGGTCAGGCGCCGCCGCAGCGTGCGCGTGCTGAGCGTCAGCTGGCGGGCGATCTCGTCCATCCCGGCGTCGACCCCGCCGAGCCGGACCAGGCGCTCCCGCACCTGCTGCGAGATGCCCGAACGCCGGCGTTTGCGCGCGACGAGCGCTTCGCACTGCGTGGCGCACAGGGCGACGGTCTGCTCGTTGGCCTGCGGCAGGGGCAGCATCAGCAGCGCGGCGTCGAGCGTCGCGCGGCAGGCGTCGGCGCCGAACCGCGGCACCAGGCCGAACGCGGCCCGGTAGGGGTCCACTGTGGACAGCTCGTGCCGGAAGCTCAGGTCGTCCAGCACGATCTCCGGGAGCAGGTCGCGCATGACCGAGAAGATCGCTGCCAGGTCGCGCAGCACGAGGAAGCGGGCGACGTCGGCGGGCACGCGGCTGTCGTCGAGCTCCAGCGTCAGGCGCCCGTCGTCCAGCTCGACGTGCGGGATGCAGAAGGCGAAGCTGAGATCGAAGTAGCGTAGCGAGAACAGCATCGCGTCCCGCAGGGTCGGGCTGCTGATGCAGGCGAACCCGAAGATGCCGAAGGTGGTGACGCGGTAGCGGCGGCCGAGCTCCAGTGCCGTCGCGTCGGAGCCGTCCAGGTCGACCAGGGCGCGGACGACGGCCAGCTCCTGCCGCGCGTCGACCTGCACCGACGGGTCGGCGAGGAGCTCCGGCGAGAGCGTGGTCGCGGCCAGCAGCTTCTCGGCGGGCAGGCCGCGGTCGGCGGCGAACCGGGTCATCAGCTCGATGCTCGCGGTGCCGCGCGGGAAGTCCCAGTCCTTGACGGCGGGCGCGGCGAGCTCGGCCATGGCCGGAAGTATGGATGACGGCCGTTCGCCCGTCGAATCGAGGACCGGAACTGTCCGGGGTGATCGTTAGGGTGACGGCGTGGAGACCTTGAGCCGGCGGGCCCTGAACCGCGCGACGCTGGAGCGCCAGCTGCTGCTGCGCCGCGCGAAGATGTCCGCCCACGACGCCGTGGCGCACCTGGCCGGGCTGCAGGCGCAGGCGCCGTTCCCGCCGTACTACGCGTTGTGGTCGCGCCTGCACGGGTTCCGGCCGAAGGAGCTGGCGGCGCTGCTGGAAGAGCGGCGCGTGGTGCGGATCGCGCTGATGCGCGGCACGGTCCACCTGGTGACGGCGGCGGACGCGCTGGCGTGGCGGCCGGTGGTGCAGGTGCTCTACGACCGCGACCTGAAGACGAACACGCAGCACGCCCGCGAGCTGGCCGACCTGGACCACGACGTCGTCGCCGGGGCGGCGCGGGAGCTGCTGACCCGGTCGGCGCTGTCCTCCACGGTGTTGGGCGCCGAGCTGGCGCGACGCTGGCCGGACCGCGCTCCGGCGTCCCTGACGCACCTCGCCCGGGGACGGCTGCCGCTGGTGCAGACTCCGCCCCGGGCGATCTGGGGCAAGGCCGGGCAGACGACGTACGCGTGTCTCGACGAGTGGGTGGGTGCGCCGCTTCCCCCGCCTGCGCCCGCTTCGCTCATTTCGCGGTATCTGCGGGCGTTCGGGCCGGCGACGGTCGCGGACGTGCAGGCGTGGGCGGGCATCACGCGGCTCGGCGAGGTGGCTTCTGCGATGGACCTACGCCGCTACCGCGACGAGGACGGCCGGGAGCTGCTGGACCTGCCGGAGCTGACCGTGCCGGACGAGGACGTCCCGGCGCCGCCGCGCCTGCTCGGGCCGTTCGACCAGACGATCCTCTCCTACGCCGACCGGACGCGGGTGATCTCGGACGAGTACCGCAAGCGCGTCATCAGCCAGAACGGACTGGTCAAGGGCACGCTGCTGGCCGGCGGGCAGGTGCGGGGCTTCTGGGAGACCACGAAGTCGAAGCAGGCGGCGATCGTCGAGCTGTCGCCGTTCGAGAAGCTGCCGAAACGCGACCTCGCGGCGTTGGAGAGCGCGGCCGGACGCCTGCTGAGCTGGGCGGAACCCGACGCGGAGACCCGGGACGTGCGCGTCCGCCCGCCGGCGTGACGGGCTGGCCGGAATTCTCGATCGAGTGACCGTTCGTGGCCTGTTGTCACAGGCGTCCGCTGCGTAGCTTTTTCGCATGAGTAGTTCGGCGAAGGGGCCGTCGGTGCTGATCGTGGGCACCGGCTTCGGCGGCATCGGGACGGCGATCGAGCTGAAGCGCGCCGGGTTCACCCACTTCACGATCCTGGAAAGCGCGGCCGAACCCGGCGGCGTCTGGCGGGACAACACCTACCCCGGCGCCGCGTGCGACATCCCGTCGCCGCTCTACTCGTTCTCCTTCGAGCCGAACCCGCGCTGGCCGAAGCGGTTCTCGCACCAGCCGGACATCCTCGCCTACCTGCGGCGCGTCATCGCCAAGTACGGGCTCGAGCCGCACATCCGCTACCGGACCGAGGTCACCGGAGCCGCGTTCGACGAGGGACGCGGCGTCTGGCGCGTCGAAACGCAGAGCGGCGAAACGTACGAGGCAAACGTTTTCGTCCCCGCCGTCGGCCAGCTGTCGCGGCCGGTGCTGCCCGGCATCCCGGGCCGGGAGAGCTTCGCCGGCGACGCGTTCCACTCGGCGCGCTGGGACCACGGGGTGGAGCTGACCGGCAAGCGCGTCGCCGTCATCGGGACCGGGGCCAGCGCCGTCCAGTTCGTGCCCGAGCTGCGCAAGCACGCGAAGCACGTCACGGTCTTCCAGCGCACGCCGCCGTACGTCATGGCGAAGTCCGACCCGACCTACCGGCGGTGGCAGCACTGGCTGTTCGAACACCTGCCGCCCACGCAGCTGCTCGGCCGGCTGCGGATCTTCCTGCTCGCCGAGTACGCGACGTACGCGATGACGAAGCACCCCGTGCTGGCGAAGATGTTCGAGCTGCGGACGGCCCAGCTGCGACGTCGTCACATCAAGGACCCGGACCTGCGCGCGAAGCTCAAGCCGGCCTACCCGCTGGGCTGCAAGCGGATCCTGTTCACCAACGACTACCTGCCCGCGCTGGCGCAGCCGAACGTCGACGTCGAGACGCGCCGGATCTCCTCGATCACGGCGAACGGTGTGCGGGTCGAGGACGGGACCGAGCTCGAGGCGGACGTCCTGGTCTACGGCACCGGGTTCGCCGCGACGGAGTTCCTCGGCCGGATGAAGGTGCTCGGCCTGGGCGGCCGGTCGCTGCAGGACGCCTGGTCCGGCGGCGCGCGGGCGTACCTGGGCATCACCGTGCCCGGGTTCCCCAACATGTTCTGCGTCTACGGGCCCAACACCAACCTCGGCGCCGGGTCCATCATCTACATGATCGAGCGCCAGGCGCGCTACATCCGCCAGGCGGTGGAGCAGCTCGCACGGCCCGGCGTGTCCTATGTGGACGTGCGCGCCGACGTCGAAGAGCGCTACGACCGGGAGGTGCAGCGACGGCTGGGCCAGAGCGTCTGGAGCGCGTGCACGAGCTGGTATCGCCAGGCCGACGGCCGGGTGACGACCAACTGGCCGGGCCTGGTCACCGAGTACGACCGCCGGACGCGCCGGCTCGACCCCGCGGACTTCCGGGTGGTGGCGTGATGGACTACGACGTCCTGGTGATCGGTTCGGGCTTCGGCGGCAGCGTCACGGCGTTGCGGCTGACCGAGAAGGGCTACCGCGTCGGCGTGCTGGAGACCGGCCGCCGGTTCGCCGACGACGAGTTCGCGAAGACGTCGTGGCGGCTGCGGAAGTACCTGTGGGCGCCCGCGCTGGGCTGTTTCGGCATCCAACGGCTGACGTTGCTGAAGAACACGTTCGTGATGAGCGGCTCCGGCGTCGGCGGCGGGTCGCTGGTGTACGCGAACACGCTGTACGAACCGCCGGACAAGTTCTACGCCGACCCGCAGTGGGCGCACATCACCGACTGGAAGGACGAACTCGCGCCGTACTACGACCAGGCGAAGCGCATGCTGGGCGTTATCGAGAACCCGGCGACGACGGCCGCGGACCGCGTGCTTTCCGAGGTGGCCGAGGACATGGGCATCGGGCACACGTACCGCCGCACACCGGTCGGCGTCTACTTCGGACAGTCCGGAGTGGACCCGTTCTTCGGCGGCGCCGGTCCCCGGCGGTCCTCCTGCACGCTGTGCGGCGAGTGCATGACCGGCTGCCGGGTCGGGGCGAAGAACACGATGGTGAAGAACTACCTGTACCTGGCCGAGCAGGCGGGCGCGGTGGTGCACCCCTTGACGACGGCCGTTTCGGTGCGGCCGATCCCCGGCGGGTACGCCGTGGACGCGCGGCGCACCGGTGGCCGTTCCCGCCGAACGTTCACGGCGTCGCAGGTGGTGTTCTCCGCGGCTGCTTTGGGGACGCAGCGGCTGCTGCACCGAATGCGCGACACGGGAACGCTTCCTGCTCTCTCGCCCCGGCTGGGACTGCTCGCGCGGACGAACTCCGAGGCGGTGCTGGCGGCGCGGTCGCTGCGGTCGGACACGGACTACACGCGCGGGGTCGCGATCACGTCGTCGATCCACCCGGACGAGGTGACGCACGTGGAGCCGGTGCGGTACGGGCGCGGCAGCAACGTGATGGGCCTGATGGCGACGGTGCTGGTGGACGGGCAGCCGGGCCGCCGGCGCTGGGTGCTGGGGGTGCGTGAGCTGTGGCGGCAGCGTCGTGACCTGCTGCGGATCCACAACCCGCGGCACTGGTCGGAGCGGATGATCGGGCTGCTGGTGATGCAGACGTTGGACAATTCGGTGACGACGTACACGAAGCCAGGCCTGTTCGGGCGGCGGATGACGACTCGCCAGGGAGCGGGAGCGCCCTCACCATCGTGGATCCCGGCGGGGCACGAAGTGACGCGCCGGGTGGCGGAGAAGATCGGCGGCCTCCCCCAGGGCGCTTGGACGGACATGGCGAACATCCCGATCACGGGCCACTTCATCGGCGGCTGCACGATCGGCGACTCGGTGGATTCGGGGGTCATCGATCCGTATCAGCGGGTGTACGGGTACCCGGGGCTGCACGTGGTGGACGGGTCGGCGATCACGGCGAATCTCGGGGTGAACCCGTCGCTGACGATCACGGCGCAGGCCGAGCGGGCGATGGCGTTCTGGCCGAACCGGGGCGAGACGGACCCGCGGCCCCCACTGGGAGCCTCTTACCAGCGGGTGGCGCCGGTGGCGCCGAAGAACCCGGCGGTCCCGTCGGAAGCCCCGGGAGCCCTGCGGCTGCCGCTGACCCCCAAGCCGTGAATGGCACATCGAGGGACTTGAAGTCCCTCGATGTGCCATTCACGGCTTTTCAGTGCGTGGTCACGGCAGGCCCGCGAGCCCGGCCGAGACCGTGTTGGCGAACGCGTACCCGTTCGACGCGTCCCAGTTGATCGACCACGTCATCGCGCCGCGGATCGCCGGGTACGTCGTCGACGGCTTGAAGCTGCCGCACGAAGTCCCTCGGGCCAGGCAGTTCAGCGCCGACACCGTGTTGGCCGGCGCCTGGTACCCGCCGCCCGCCGCCTGGGACGACGCCGGGAGGCCCAGGCCGACCTGGTCCGCGCGCAGGCCGCCCTGGAGCTGGATGCACGCCAGCGCCGTCAGGAAGTCGACCGTGCCCTGCGCGTACACACTGCCGTTGCAGCCGAGCATCGTCCCCGAGTTGTAGTACTGCATGTTGACGACCGTCAGGATGTCCTTGATGCCCAGCGCGAGCTGGAAGTAGCCACCCTGGGTGCTCTGCATGTCGATCGTCTGCGGCGCCATCGTGATGACCTTGCCGCCGCCGTTGTAGATGCTCCGCAGCGCCTGGCCCATGTACGTCGCGTTGATGCCGTTCTCGAGGTCGATGTCGACGCCGTCGAAGCCGTAGTTCGAGATCAGCGACTTGACGCTGTTCGCGAAGTTGTTCGCCGACGACGAGTCGCTCACGCTGATCGTGCCGTTCTGGCCGCCGACCGAGATGATGACCCGCTGGCCGCGCGCCTGGACCGTCTTGATGTCGGCCTTGAACTGCGCGTCCGTGTAGCCGCCGAGCTGCGAGGACAGACCGGAGTCGAGCGTGAAGCTCACCGCTCCCGGCGTGCCCGTCGCGTCCGCGAACGACACCGCGATGATGTTGTACTTCGTCGGGACGTCCGCGAGCTTCAGCGCCTTGGCGCCGTTGTAGAAGTTCTGCCAGTAGCCGGTCAGGACGTGCTTCGGCAGGTCACCCTGGGTCGGCGGCGGCGTGGTCGTCGTCGGCGGGGTGGTCGTGGTGGGTGGCGTCGTCGGGGTGGTGGGCGTGGTCGGTGTCGTCGGCGGCGGGGTGCCCGGGCCGTCGAGGCTGACGTCGTCGGCGTAGTACGTCGGCTGGGCGTACCAGCCGTGCAGGTACACCGTCAGCGACGTGCTCGAGCCGGTCGTGAAGCTCAGCGACAGCTGCGCGTAGCCGCTGGTGCCCGGGGTCCACGTGCTCGTCGTCGCCGAGCCGGAAACGCCCAGGTAGACGTAGCTGCCCTGGACCCACGCCGACAGCTGGTACGCCGTGTTCGGCGAGACGGTGAGCGTCTGCGAGCACTGCGCGTTGTCCGACGACGTCGGCGTCGCGCTCAGGGCGCGGCTCCCGCTGTGGACCGGGGTGCTCACCGCGGTCGGCACGGCGGTGCAGGTCCAGCCCGAGGTGCCGGCTTCGAAGCCGGGGTTGGCCAGGATGTTCGCCGCCGAAGCGTTGCCGGCGAGAACGAACGTCACGCCGAGGCTCAGCGCGACCACGGAAAGTAACGAAAGCAGGGCTAGGCGAACCTTGGGGACCACGGGCGACCTCCACGGGCGGTGGTGAGGCAGGTCACCACAAAATGGACTAGACCAATCTGATTGTCAAGGAGCCCCATCCGAAAGTCGGGGCGGCGGAAACGGCAGAATGAGACGATCGGAACCAGGGCGAAGCAGGAGCGTGTAGCAGTGAGCGTGTCGGTCGAGCAGAAGATCGCCGAAGAACTGGGCGTGCGCGAAGGGCAGGTCAAGGCCGCCGTCGACCTGCTCGACGGCGGCTCGACCGTGCCCTTCATCGCGCGGTACCGCAAGGAAGTCACCGGGATGCTCGACGACGCGCAGCTGCGCACGCTCGAGGAGCGGCTGCGCTACCTGCGGGAACTCGACGAGCGCCGGCTCGCCGTGCTCGAGTCCATCCGGAGCCAGGGCAAGCTCGACGAGGCCCTCGAGGCCTCGATCCTGGCCGCGGACACGAAGTCGCGGCTGGAGGACATCTACCTCCCCTACAAGCCGAAGCGCCGCACGAAGGCCATGATCGCGCGGGAAGCCGGGCTCGAGCCGCTGGCCGACGGCCTGCTGAACGACCCGTCGACGGACCCGCAGGCGGCGGCCGCGGTGTTCGTCGACGCGGACAAGGGTGTCGCGGACGCGCAGGCGGCGCTCGACGGCGCCCGCTCGATCCTCGTCGAGCGCTTCGCCGAGGACGCCGACCTCATCGGCGAACTGCGCGAGAAGATGTGGGGCCAGGGTCACCTGGTCGCCAAGGTCCGCGCCGGCAAGGAGGAGGAAGGCGCGAAGTTCTCCGACTACTTCGACTTCTCCGAGCCCTACACCAAGCTCCCCTCCCACCGGATCCTCGCGATGCTGCGCGGCGAGAAGGAGGAGGTCCTCGACCTCACGATGTCGCCGGACGAGCCCACCGACGAGCCGCAGGCCGGGCCGACCGACTACGAGACGCGCATCGCCGCGAAGTTCGGCATCGCGCAGCAGGGCCGCCCGGGCGACAAGTGGCTCGGGGACACCGTGCGCTGGGCGTGGCGCACCAAGATCCTCCTGCACCTGGGCATCGACCTGCGGATGCGGCTGCGCCAGGCGGCCGAGGACGACGCCGTGCGCGTGTTCGCGGCCAACCTGCGCGACCTGCTGCTCGCCGCTCCGGCGGGCACCCGCGCGACGATGGGCCTCGACCCGGGCTTCCGCACCGGCGTCAAGGTGGCCGTCGTCGACGCGACCGGCAAGGTCGTCGACACCCACGTCATCTACCCGCACCAGCCGGCGAACAAGTGGGACCAGTCGATCGCCGAGCTCGCGGCGCTGGCCGCCCGGCACAAGGTGGACCTGATCTCGATCGGCAACGGCACGGCGTCGCGCGAGACGGACAAGCTCGCCCAGGAGCTGATCAAGAAGCACCCCGAGCTGAAGCTGACGAAGGCCGTGGTCTCCGAGGCGGGCGCGTCGGTGTACTCGGCGTCGGCGTTCGCTTCGCAGGAGCTGCCGAACATGGACGTCTCGCTGCGCGGCGCGGTCTCGATCGCGCGGCGGCTGCAGGACCCGCTGGCCGAGCTGGTGAAGATCGACCCGAAGTCGATCGGCGTCGGGCAGTACCAGCACGACCTGTCCGAGGTCTCGCTGTCGCGCTCGCTCGACGCGGTGGTCGAGGACTGCGTGAACGCGGTCGGCGTCGACGTCAACACCGCGTCCGCGCCGCTGCTGACCCGGGTCTCGGGCATCACGACGGGGCTGGCCGAGAACATCGTCTCCCACCGCGACACGAACGGGCCGTTCCGCTCCCGGATGGCGCTCAAGGAGGTCGCGCGGCTCGGGCCGAAGGCGTTCGAGCAGTGCGCGGGCTTCCTGCGCATCCCGGACGGCGACGACCCGCTCGACTCGTCTTCGGTGCACCCGGAGGCGTACCCGGTGGTGCGCCGGATCCTGACGAAGACGGGCACCGACCTGCGCTCGCTGATCGGCAACACGCGGACGCTTTCGTCCTTGAAGCCCGCCGAGTTCGTGGACGACACGTTCGGCCTCCCGACGGTGACGGACATCCTGGCGGAGCTGGACAAGCCCGGCCGCGACCCCCGCCCGGCGTTCAAGACGGCGACGTTCGCCGAGGGCGTGGACAAGATCGGCGACCTCAAGCCGGGGATGCGCCTGGAGGGCGTCGTCACGAACGTGGCCGCGTTCGGGGCGTTCATCGACGTCGGCGTGCACCAGGACGGGCTGGCGCACGTTTCGGCGCTGTCGAAGAACTTCGTGAAGGATCCGCGCGAGGTCGTGAAGCCCGGGGACATCGTGAAGGTGAAGGTCCTCGACGTCGACGTGCCGCGGAAGCGGATCTCGCTGACGCTGCGGCTGGACGACGAGCCGGGTGCCCCGTCCGGCAACCGCGGCGGTGGCGGCGGTGGCGGTCGTGACCGCGGCCAGGGCGGCGGTGGCGGTGGTCAGCGCCGCGGCGGTTCGGGCGGCGGCGGTCAGCGCGGCGGTGGCGGCGGCCGGGGTGGCAACTCCGGCTCCGGCGGCAGCGGCTCCATGGCGGACGCGCTCCGGCGGGCCGGGTTCGGCAAGTAGCGAGCAAGATCCCGTGAAGGCCGTCTTGGGGACCAAGGCGGCCTTCACGGCTTTCCGGCTCAGCGCAGCGCGACCAGGCCCACCGCGAACAGCACCGCCGGCACCACCGCGGCCGCCGCGCTGATCAGCCCGGTTCCGCCGCGCCAGCCCACCGGGGACGCGTCGAGCACCAGCCGGCGCACCAGCGCCGCCTCCACCACCGCCGCCAGCAGGAAGCCGAACCCCACGCTGAAGATCGCCACCGCGCCGACGAAGAACAGCCCCGACGTCGACGCCACCCCCAGCGGCGCCGCGACTTCCCACCGGACCAGCCCGGCGGACACCGCGAGCAGCGCCAGCAGCAGCACGAACGCCACCAGGAAGCCGATCCGCGCGGTCGTCTGGTGCTGGGCGTGCGCGAACCACCAGAACCCCGCGTCGAGCGCCGCCACGACCGCGGCGAGCACCAGGAACCCGGCACGGAACGTCAGCACCCGATCACCCTAGCGAGGCGGGACCTGGCTCATGAGCGCGGTCGGATGACCGTCCGGGTCGGCGAAGAACGCCATCCACTCCTCCACCCCGGACTCGTGGCGGAAGATCAGGTGCGGCGCACCGAGGAACTCCACACCCCGGGAGCGCAGCTCGTCGTACGCCGCGTCGATGTCCGGGACCCGGAAGTACAGCACCGACTCCGTACCCTTCGGCTCGCCGGCGGTCAGGAACAGGCGGACGCCGTCGCAGTCGAAGAACGCCAGGTCACCGAAGGTGTAGAGGTGCTCCAACCCGAGCACGTCGCCGTAGAACGCCTTCGCCCGGCCGAGATCCGCGACCGTCCGCGAAACCTGCCCGATCGGTCCCAGCACCGCCGCCTCCTCACCCGCCCGGCCGGCGAGCGCGCTGTCCGCCGGGGCGCCGCGCCACGCGCGCAGCTCGGCCCGCCCGGTCAGGCCGAGCTTGCGGACCGCGTTGCCGACGTGGAACTTGACGGCGTCCCGGCTGGTGCCGCGCCGCCGCGCGATCTCGCCGTTGGTCAGGCCGTGGCGGACCGCGTCGACCACCCGCCACTCGGCGGGGGTCAGCCGGTCGGGGTGCCGTGGCCTGCCGCGCTCGCCCACGCGCCGACGATAGCCCCGGATCCGCCGAATTACCCTCCCCCGGCGAACCGCGCTTCCACGCTGCCCAGCGCGCCGAAGTCCGCCACGACGTGGCCGCCGGCGTGGATCGGGCACGGCGGGGTCGCCGTCCCGGTCGTCACGACGTCGCCCGGGCGCAGGGAACGGCCGTGGCGGGACAGCTCCATCGCCAGCCAGTGCAGGGCCAGCCGCGGGTCGCCGAGCACCAGGCTGCCGCTGCCGCGCGAGAACTCCTCGCCGTCGGCGTGCAGGACGACCGCCTGCCGCGGCAGGTCGAGGTCGCGCCAGCCCGGGACCGGCCGCCCCTCGACGAACCGGCCCGCGCACGCGACGTCGGCCAGCAGCTGCGGGCCGCCCGCGTGCTGGTGGTCGGTGTAGCGGCTGTCGGGCATCTCCAGCGCGAGGAACATCGTGTCGACCGCGTCGAGCACCGCGGTCAGCGACGGCGACGAGCCGGGATCGGCCTTGAGCCGGAAGGCGAACTCGGGTTCGGCGACGCCCATGGTCATCGTGTCGGCCGGCACCGGCTCGCCTTCGGCGTGGCGGAACCGCTCGAACATCACCCCCGGCAGCGGGCCGGGGACCTCGAGGTACTTCCGGGCGTACGCGGTGGTCGCCGCGATCTTCCAGCCGGACACCGGCCCGGCCAGCTCGGCGAGCGCCGCCTGCGCGGCCATGCCCTCGCCGGCGTCGCGCGGGCGGGCGTCCTCCGGAAGCCCGTCGAGACGCTTGCCGGTCTGCCACGCGTCCCAGATGAGTTCCGCCGCCCGCTCTCGGTTCACGCCCGTGATCTTGCCAACCGGAACACCGGGTGTCGATCGGCTTCCGCCGCGAAGGCTTCGGCGGGGTCACTGAGCTTCGCGTCGAAGAACGGCGCCGTCACGGGGATCTTGCGGACGTACGCGCGCAGGACCGGCCCGGCGGTCGCGGCGTCGGCCTCCTCGACCGTCCACGTCTCCCGCGTGCGGCCGCGCCGCAGCCGGGCGGTGGCGTCGGCGCGCAGGTTGTGCACCCAGCCGACCTGCCCGTACGGCGAGACGAGCCAGCGGTCGCCGCCGACCTCGAGGACGTTGACCGGCGTGGT
This genomic window from Amycolatopsis mongoliensis contains:
- a CDS encoding VOC family protein translates to MGERGRPRHPDRLTPAEWRVVDAVRHGLTNGEIARRRGTSRDAVKFHVGNAVRKLGLTGRAELRAWRGAPADSALAGRAGEEAAVLGPIGQVSRTVADLGRAKAFYGDVLGLEHLYTFGDLAFFDCDGVRLFLTAGEPKGTESVLYFRVPDIDAAYDELRSRGVEFLGAPHLIFRHESGVEEWMAFFADPDGHPTALMSQVPPR
- a CDS encoding chitinase — its product is MVPKVRLALLSLLSVVALSLGVTFVLAGNASAANILANPGFEAGTSGWTCTAVPTAVSTPVHSGSRALSATPTSSDNAQCSQTLTVSPNTAYQLSAWVQGSYVYLGVSGSATTSTWTPGTSGYAQLSLSFTTGSSTSLTVYLHGWYAQPTYYADDVSLDGPGTPPPTTPTTPTTPTTPPTTTTPPTTTTPPPTQGDLPKHVLTGYWQNFYNGAKALKLADVPTKYNIIAVSFADATGTPGAVSFTLDSGLSSQLGGYTDAQFKADIKTVQARGQRVIISVGGQNGTISVSDSSSANNFANSVKSLISNYGFDGVDIDLENGINATYMGQALRSIYNGGGKVITMAPQTIDMQSTQGGYFQLALGIKDILTVVNMQYYNSGTMLGCNGSVYAQGTVDFLTALACIQLQGGLRADQVGLGLPASSQAAGGGYQAPANTVSALNCLARGTSCGSFKPSTTYPAIRGAMTWSINWDASNGYAFANTVSAGLAGLP
- a CDS encoding AraC family transcriptional regulator, producing the protein MAELAAPAVKDWDFPRGTASIELMTRFAADRGLPAEKLLAATTLSPELLADPSVQVDARQELAVVRALVDLDGSDATALELGRRYRVTTFGIFGFACISSPTLRDAMLFSLRYFDLSFAFCIPHVELDDGRLTLELDDSRVPADVARFLVLRDLAAIFSVMRDLLPEIVLDDLSFRHELSTVDPYRAAFGLVPRFGADACRATLDAALLMLPLPQANEQTVALCATQCEALVARKRRRSGISQQVRERLVRLGGVDAGMDEIARQLTLSTRTLRRRLTESGTSYRALVDEVRQTLAEELLDTGVLSVEDVAYRLGYAEASSFIYAFKRWTGMTPAAFARRFRAARQAPPGR
- a CDS encoding winged helix DNA-binding domain-containing protein; the encoded protein is METLSRRALNRATLERQLLLRRAKMSAHDAVAHLAGLQAQAPFPPYYALWSRLHGFRPKELAALLEERRVVRIALMRGTVHLVTAADALAWRPVVQVLYDRDLKTNTQHARELADLDHDVVAGAARELLTRSALSSTVLGAELARRWPDRAPASLTHLARGRLPLVQTPPRAIWGKAGQTTYACLDEWVGAPLPPPAPASLISRYLRAFGPATVADVQAWAGITRLGEVASAMDLRRYRDEDGRELLDLPELTVPDEDVPAPPRLLGPFDQTILSYADRTRVISDEYRKRVISQNGLVKGTLLAGGQVRGFWETTKSKQAAIVELSPFEKLPKRDLAALESAAGRLLSWAEPDAETRDVRVRPPA
- a CDS encoding TetR/AcrR family transcriptional regulator, which codes for MTSGTRPRRRRLEPAERRAEILAAARHLFGAGSYASVSTSDIAEAAGVARPLINHYFGGKRELYLEVVRQLMIVPAPVTEALPDTTMEERLAIGVERWVDVVDRNRDAWLTVIGPESAGRDPEIERIMLEADEVAADRVLEAALMTDVTEGREELRAMIRSFGGLLRAASREWLIRGTLDRTALRTFLTDSILNLLKVTYPAVLAERPGSGGRTPPASSRSSA
- a CDS encoding GMC family oxidoreductase, whose product is MDYDVLVIGSGFGGSVTALRLTEKGYRVGVLETGRRFADDEFAKTSWRLRKYLWAPALGCFGIQRLTLLKNTFVMSGSGVGGGSLVYANTLYEPPDKFYADPQWAHITDWKDELAPYYDQAKRMLGVIENPATTAADRVLSEVAEDMGIGHTYRRTPVGVYFGQSGVDPFFGGAGPRRSSCTLCGECMTGCRVGAKNTMVKNYLYLAEQAGAVVHPLTTAVSVRPIPGGYAVDARRTGGRSRRTFTASQVVFSAAALGTQRLLHRMRDTGTLPALSPRLGLLARTNSEAVLAARSLRSDTDYTRGVAITSSIHPDEVTHVEPVRYGRGSNVMGLMATVLVDGQPGRRRWVLGVRELWRQRRDLLRIHNPRHWSERMIGLLVMQTLDNSVTTYTKPGLFGRRMTTRQGAGAPSPSWIPAGHEVTRRVAEKIGGLPQGAWTDMANIPITGHFIGGCTIGDSVDSGVIDPYQRVYGYPGLHVVDGSAITANLGVNPSLTITAQAERAMAFWPNRGETDPRPPLGASYQRVAPVAPKNPAVPSEAPGALRLPLTPKP
- a CDS encoding flavin-containing monooxygenase gives rise to the protein MSSSAKGPSVLIVGTGFGGIGTAIELKRAGFTHFTILESAAEPGGVWRDNTYPGAACDIPSPLYSFSFEPNPRWPKRFSHQPDILAYLRRVIAKYGLEPHIRYRTEVTGAAFDEGRGVWRVETQSGETYEANVFVPAVGQLSRPVLPGIPGRESFAGDAFHSARWDHGVELTGKRVAVIGTGASAVQFVPELRKHAKHVTVFQRTPPYVMAKSDPTYRRWQHWLFEHLPPTQLLGRLRIFLLAEYATYAMTKHPVLAKMFELRTAQLRRRHIKDPDLRAKLKPAYPLGCKRILFTNDYLPALAQPNVDVETRRISSITANGVRVEDGTELEADVLVYGTGFAATEFLGRMKVLGLGGRSLQDAWSGGARAYLGITVPGFPNMFCVYGPNTNLGAGSIIYMIERQARYIRQAVEQLARPGVSYVDVRADVEERYDREVQRRLGQSVWSACTSWYRQADGRVTTNWPGLVTEYDRRTRRLDPADFRVVA
- a CDS encoding Tex family protein: MSVSVEQKIAEELGVREGQVKAAVDLLDGGSTVPFIARYRKEVTGMLDDAQLRTLEERLRYLRELDERRLAVLESIRSQGKLDEALEASILAADTKSRLEDIYLPYKPKRRTKAMIAREAGLEPLADGLLNDPSTDPQAAAAVFVDADKGVADAQAALDGARSILVERFAEDADLIGELREKMWGQGHLVAKVRAGKEEEGAKFSDYFDFSEPYTKLPSHRILAMLRGEKEEVLDLTMSPDEPTDEPQAGPTDYETRIAAKFGIAQQGRPGDKWLGDTVRWAWRTKILLHLGIDLRMRLRQAAEDDAVRVFAANLRDLLLAAPAGTRATMGLDPGFRTGVKVAVVDATGKVVDTHVIYPHQPANKWDQSIAELAALAARHKVDLISIGNGTASRETDKLAQELIKKHPELKLTKAVVSEAGASVYSASAFASQELPNMDVSLRGAVSIARRLQDPLAELVKIDPKSIGVGQYQHDLSEVSLSRSLDAVVEDCVNAVGVDVNTASAPLLTRVSGITTGLAENIVSHRDTNGPFRSRMALKEVARLGPKAFEQCAGFLRIPDGDDPLDSSSVHPEAYPVVRRILTKTGTDLRSLIGNTRTLSSLKPAEFVDDTFGLPTVTDILAELDKPGRDPRPAFKTATFAEGVDKIGDLKPGMRLEGVVTNVAAFGAFIDVGVHQDGLAHVSALSKNFVKDPREVVKPGDIVKVKVLDVDVPRKRISLTLRLDDEPGAPSGNRGGGGGGGRDRGQGGGGGGQRRGGSGGGGQRGGGGGRGGNSGSGGSGSMADALRRAGFGK